The following coding sequences are from one Lasioglossum baleicum chromosome 18, iyLasBale1, whole genome shotgun sequence window:
- the LOC143218031 gene encoding uncharacterized protein LOC143218031 isoform X1: MFSAEFLKHFEKQYNSCILQMEGLALHLLLILVLCADVYTTTAKHLIKKRNYSDQSVRGYLAERTCWWNEVCKEEFHSKFRCRCPRWSYCRAPGRYYDAHCSMTQTGYIWTQPETSLTLEVNK; encoded by the exons ATGTTTTCTGCTGAATTTTTGAAACACTTCGAAAAGCAatataattcttgtattttacaaATG GAAGGATTGGCGTTGCACCTGTTACTGATATTGGTTCTGTGCGCCGACGTGTATACGACAACTGCCAAACACCTAATTAAAAAACGGAATTATAGCGACCAGAGCGTCAGAGGCTACCTGGCAGAG CGAACCTGTTGGTGGAACGAAGTCTGCAAGGAGGAGTTTCACAGTAAATTTCGGTGCCGTTGCCCTCGGTGGTCCTACTGCCGTGCCCCTGGTAGATACTACGACGCACACTGCAGCATGACTCAAACCGGCTACATCTGGACCCAGCCGGAGACCTCGTTGACGCTCGAGGTCAACAAATGA
- the LOC143218019 gene encoding uncharacterized protein LOC143218019 isoform X1 — translation MGKCLYCGNLSKNKNKASLHRFPQNAALREQWIKFIGRENWMPKNSSYLCSDHFRKDCFNVHYSNRKCLKPGSLPTISTYQETFQEHSNILVESNHGNINESITTSDEVPEVGVCIEYIDSPTSSREIFDEESYLQSSISRMNVTESQRMTVHENIHHDHHYERTLTSTLKKLSSVQRRLDSSLESNKMLKRQLKQLKIKVHSLKEVVKGLKVRRRQASATS, via the exons ATGGGTAAATGCCTATATTGCGGAAATTTGagtaaaaacaaaaacaagGCATCATTGCACAG ATTTCCACAAAATGCAGCACTGCGTGAACAGTGGATCAAATTTATAGGCCGGGAAAATTGGATGCCTAAAAATAGTAGTTACTTGTGTTCGGATCACTTTCGTAAAGACTGTTTTAATGTGCATTACAGCAACAGGAAATGTTTAAAACCGGGATCTCTGCCAACTATTTCGACATACCAGGAAACGTTTCAAGAACATAGCAATATTTTGGTAGAAAGTAATCATGGAA ATATTAATGAATCTATTACAACAAGTGATGAAGTCCCAGAAGTGGGTGTGTGTATAGAGTACATTGACTCTCCTACAAGTAGCAGAGAGATTT TTGATGAAGAGAGTTATCTTCAGTCAAGTATATCAAGAATGAATGTAACAGAGTCCCAGCGCATGACAGTACATGAGAACATACATCATGACCACCACTATGAGAGAACCCTGACGAgtactttgaagaaattaagTAGCGTCCAGCGAAGGCTAGATTCTAGCCTAGAGAGTAACAAGATGTTGAAACGACAACTAAAACAACTAAAAATAAAGGTACATTCCTTAAAGGAAGTAGTGAAAGGGTTGAAGGTGAGGCGGCGACAAGCTAGCGCCACATCTTAA
- the Rep gene encoding rab escort protein isoform X2, which produces MEDDLPTEYDVIVVGTGMTESIVAAAASRIGKKVLHLDSNEYYGGLWATFNFDGLQKWIEDLKISKSNTKDVSGIELQPEEKFLKASDQYSTVENIEETWYISNGEGSGSGDEKADEDKVDKKENVKHWSIDRIRKEYRKFNIDLAPKLLFARGELVELLISSNISRYAEFRSVSRVSTFMDGKLTQVPCSRTDVFANKTVSLIEKRMLMKLLTSCMVQGADSPEFDGFRDKTFLEYLHTKNLTPIVQHYIVQAIAMATDKTSCRDGVNRTKHFLNSLGRYGSTPFLWPMYGSGELPQCFCRLCAVFGGVYCLKRQLDGVVIDNEKCKAIISGKQRLTLEHLVVGQGHLPPEIVASEGGQRISRGVFITDRSIMQGEKENLTLLYYPPEEPGQEPVTLIELGPSTNACPQGLFMVHMTCKRTTNAKEDLAYVVNKFLRAETFDPLSNRASIHSHTQTVSPDKRHLQEGEQENDKEESMENIKPQVLWSLYLNLPASDIKLNDTAPSNLHLCSGPDLELDFDFAVNQAMSIFKAMYPDEEFLPRAPDPEEIVLDDEEEPGPKFEGDIEAEEKQDVEKAEKEE; this is translated from the exons ATGGAGGACGATCTCCCGACCGAGTACGATGTCATCGTCGTCGGGACAG GTATGACGGAGTCCATTGTCGCAGCTGCTGCGAGTAGAATCGGTAAAAAGGTCCTTCACCTAGACAG TAACGAATATTACGGTGGTCTTTGGGCAACGTTTAACTTTGACGGTCTGCAAAAATGGATAGAGgatttgaaaatctcgaaaagtaACACCAAAGATGTATCGGGAATAGAACTGCAGCCGGAAGAAAAGTTCTTGAAAGCTAGCGATCAATATTCCACTGTTGAGAATATCGAAGAGACTTGGTACATTTCAAA TGGGGAAGGTAGTGGTAGCGGAGATGAGAAAGCAGACGAGGATAAAGTTGATAAAAAAGAGAATGTTAAACATTGGAGCATAGATCGTATAAGAAAGGAGTACAGGAAGTTCAATATTGACTTGGCCCCAAAG TTGCTCTTCGCACGAGGTGAACTCGTTGAGCTACTGATTTCCAGTAATATCTCTCGCTATGCTGAGTTTCGATCAGTCTCGAGAGTGTCAACATTCATGGATGGAAAGTTGACACAAGTACCTTGCTCGAGAACCGATGTATTCGCAAACAAAACTGTTAGTCTTATTGAGAAGAGAATGCTTATGAAACTGCTTACATCATGCATGGTGCAAGGAGCTGACAGCCCGGAGTTTGATG GATTCCGGGACAAGACTTTCTTAGAGTATCTTCACACAAAGAATTTGACACCGATCGTGCAGCATTACATAGTTCAAGCAATTGCAATGGCTACTGACAAGACATCTTGCAGGGATGGTGTGAATCGCACAAAGCATTTTCTTAACAGTCTTGGACGATACGGTAGCACACCCTTCCTTTGGCCTATGTATGGTAGCGGGGAATTGCCTCAGTGTTTCTGCAG ATTGTGCGCAGTATTCGGAGGAGTGTACTGTCTGAAGAGGCAACTCGATGGTGTAGTAATAGATAACGAGAAATGTAAAGCTATCATTAGCGGCAAGCAAAGATTGACCTTGGAGCATTTAGTCGTCGGTCAAGGTCATCTGCCACCGGAGATTGTAGCCTCCGAAGGCGGACAACGGATATCACGTGGAGTATTTATTACGGACAG atcaATAATGCAGGGTGAAAAGGAGAATTTGACACTTTTATATTATCCTCCAGAGGAACCTGGTCAAGAACCTGTTACGCTGATTGAATTGGGACCATCAACAAATGCTTGCCCTCAAGGACTAT TTATGGTCCATATGACATGCAAGCGAACGACAAACGCAAAGGAAGACTTGGCCTATGTTgtcaataaatttttaagaGCGGAGACCTTCGATCCGCTGTCCAATCGCGCATCCATTCATAGTCATACACAGACTGTTTCTCCAGACAAGAGACACCTTCAG GAAGGTGAACAGGAGAACGACAAAGAGGAGTCTATGGAGAACATAAAGCCCCAAGTTTTGTGGTCATTGTACTTAAATCTACCCGCAAGTGATATTAAATTAAACGATACTGCGCCAAGCAACCTACATCTTTGTTCCGGTCCGGATTTAGAACTCGACTTTGACTTTGCTGTTAATCAG GCAATGAGCATCTTCAAAGCGATGTATCCCGACGAAGAGTTCCTCCCGCGAGCCCCAGATCCAGAGGAGATCGTGCTGGACGACGAGGAGGAACCAGGACCGAAATTTGAGGGAGATATAGAGGCTGAAGAGAAACAGGATGTCGAGAAGGCTGAGAAGGAGGAATAA
- the Rep gene encoding rab escort protein isoform X1, whose protein sequence is MEDDLPTEYDVIVVGTGMTESIVAAAASRIGKKVLHLDSNEYYGGLWATFNFDGLQKWIEDLKISKSNTKDVSGIELQPEEKFLKASDQYSTVENIEETWYISNEADLPVVSSKDTQTDCSGEGSGSGDEKADEDKVDKKENVKHWSIDRIRKEYRKFNIDLAPKLLFARGELVELLISSNISRYAEFRSVSRVSTFMDGKLTQVPCSRTDVFANKTVSLIEKRMLMKLLTSCMVQGADSPEFDGFRDKTFLEYLHTKNLTPIVQHYIVQAIAMATDKTSCRDGVNRTKHFLNSLGRYGSTPFLWPMYGSGELPQCFCRLCAVFGGVYCLKRQLDGVVIDNEKCKAIISGKQRLTLEHLVVGQGHLPPEIVASEGGQRISRGVFITDRSIMQGEKENLTLLYYPPEEPGQEPVTLIELGPSTNACPQGLFMVHMTCKRTTNAKEDLAYVVNKFLRAETFDPLSNRASIHSHTQTVSPDKRHLQEGEQENDKEESMENIKPQVLWSLYLNLPASDIKLNDTAPSNLHLCSGPDLELDFDFAVNQAMSIFKAMYPDEEFLPRAPDPEEIVLDDEEEPGPKFEGDIEAEEKQDVEKAEKEE, encoded by the exons ATGGAGGACGATCTCCCGACCGAGTACGATGTCATCGTCGTCGGGACAG GTATGACGGAGTCCATTGTCGCAGCTGCTGCGAGTAGAATCGGTAAAAAGGTCCTTCACCTAGACAG TAACGAATATTACGGTGGTCTTTGGGCAACGTTTAACTTTGACGGTCTGCAAAAATGGATAGAGgatttgaaaatctcgaaaagtaACACCAAAGATGTATCGGGAATAGAACTGCAGCCGGAAGAAAAGTTCTTGAAAGCTAGCGATCAATATTCCACTGTTGAGAATATCGAAGAGACTTGGTACATTTCAAA CGAGGCTGATTTACCTGTGGTCTCTTCAAAAGATACTCAAACTGATTGTAGTGGGGAAGGTAGTGGTAGCGGAGATGAGAAAGCAGACGAGGATAAAGTTGATAAAAAAGAGAATGTTAAACATTGGAGCATAGATCGTATAAGAAAGGAGTACAGGAAGTTCAATATTGACTTGGCCCCAAAG TTGCTCTTCGCACGAGGTGAACTCGTTGAGCTACTGATTTCCAGTAATATCTCTCGCTATGCTGAGTTTCGATCAGTCTCGAGAGTGTCAACATTCATGGATGGAAAGTTGACACAAGTACCTTGCTCGAGAACCGATGTATTCGCAAACAAAACTGTTAGTCTTATTGAGAAGAGAATGCTTATGAAACTGCTTACATCATGCATGGTGCAAGGAGCTGACAGCCCGGAGTTTGATG GATTCCGGGACAAGACTTTCTTAGAGTATCTTCACACAAAGAATTTGACACCGATCGTGCAGCATTACATAGTTCAAGCAATTGCAATGGCTACTGACAAGACATCTTGCAGGGATGGTGTGAATCGCACAAAGCATTTTCTTAACAGTCTTGGACGATACGGTAGCACACCCTTCCTTTGGCCTATGTATGGTAGCGGGGAATTGCCTCAGTGTTTCTGCAG ATTGTGCGCAGTATTCGGAGGAGTGTACTGTCTGAAGAGGCAACTCGATGGTGTAGTAATAGATAACGAGAAATGTAAAGCTATCATTAGCGGCAAGCAAAGATTGACCTTGGAGCATTTAGTCGTCGGTCAAGGTCATCTGCCACCGGAGATTGTAGCCTCCGAAGGCGGACAACGGATATCACGTGGAGTATTTATTACGGACAG atcaATAATGCAGGGTGAAAAGGAGAATTTGACACTTTTATATTATCCTCCAGAGGAACCTGGTCAAGAACCTGTTACGCTGATTGAATTGGGACCATCAACAAATGCTTGCCCTCAAGGACTAT TTATGGTCCATATGACATGCAAGCGAACGACAAACGCAAAGGAAGACTTGGCCTATGTTgtcaataaatttttaagaGCGGAGACCTTCGATCCGCTGTCCAATCGCGCATCCATTCATAGTCATACACAGACTGTTTCTCCAGACAAGAGACACCTTCAG GAAGGTGAACAGGAGAACGACAAAGAGGAGTCTATGGAGAACATAAAGCCCCAAGTTTTGTGGTCATTGTACTTAAATCTACCCGCAAGTGATATTAAATTAAACGATACTGCGCCAAGCAACCTACATCTTTGTTCCGGTCCGGATTTAGAACTCGACTTTGACTTTGCTGTTAATCAG GCAATGAGCATCTTCAAAGCGATGTATCCCGACGAAGAGTTCCTCCCGCGAGCCCCAGATCCAGAGGAGATCGTGCTGGACGACGAGGAGGAACCAGGACCGAAATTTGAGGGAGATATAGAGGCTGAAGAGAAACAGGATGTCGAGAAGGCTGAGAAGGAGGAATAA
- the LOC143218031 gene encoding uncharacterized protein LOC143218031 isoform X2, which translates to MRDNEGLALHLLLILVLCADVYTTTAKHLIKKRNYSDQSVRGYLAERTCWWNEVCKEEFHSKFRCRCPRWSYCRAPGRYYDAHCSMTQTGYIWTQPETSLTLEVNK; encoded by the exons ATGCGCGACAAT GAAGGATTGGCGTTGCACCTGTTACTGATATTGGTTCTGTGCGCCGACGTGTATACGACAACTGCCAAACACCTAATTAAAAAACGGAATTATAGCGACCAGAGCGTCAGAGGCTACCTGGCAGAG CGAACCTGTTGGTGGAACGAAGTCTGCAAGGAGGAGTTTCACAGTAAATTTCGGTGCCGTTGCCCTCGGTGGTCCTACTGCCGTGCCCCTGGTAGATACTACGACGCACACTGCAGCATGACTCAAACCGGCTACATCTGGACCCAGCCGGAGACCTCGTTGACGCTCGAGGTCAACAAATGA
- the LOC143218019 gene encoding THAP domain-containing protein 5-like isoform X2, translating to MGKCLYCGNLSKNKNKASLHRFPQNAALREQWIKFIGRENWMPKNSSYLCSDHFRKDCFNVHYSNRKCLKPGSLPTISTYQETFQEHSNILVESNHGNINESITTSDEVPEVGVCIEYIDSPTSSREIFDEESYLQSSISRMNVTESQRMTVHENIHHDHHYERTLTSTLKKLSSVQRRLDSSLESNKMLKRQLKQLKIKLPFP from the exons ATGGGTAAATGCCTATATTGCGGAAATTTGagtaaaaacaaaaacaagGCATCATTGCACAG ATTTCCACAAAATGCAGCACTGCGTGAACAGTGGATCAAATTTATAGGCCGGGAAAATTGGATGCCTAAAAATAGTAGTTACTTGTGTTCGGATCACTTTCGTAAAGACTGTTTTAATGTGCATTACAGCAACAGGAAATGTTTAAAACCGGGATCTCTGCCAACTATTTCGACATACCAGGAAACGTTTCAAGAACATAGCAATATTTTGGTAGAAAGTAATCATGGAA ATATTAATGAATCTATTACAACAAGTGATGAAGTCCCAGAAGTGGGTGTGTGTATAGAGTACATTGACTCTCCTACAAGTAGCAGAGAGATTT TTGATGAAGAGAGTTATCTTCAGTCAAGTATATCAAGAATGAATGTAACAGAGTCCCAGCGCATGACAGTACATGAGAACATACATCATGACCACCACTATGAGAGAACCCTGACGAgtactttgaagaaattaagTAGCGTCCAGCGAAGGCTAGATTCTAGCCTAGAGAGTAACAAGATGTTGAAACGACAACTAAAACAACTAAAAATAAAG CTTCCTTTTCCTTAG